The genomic stretch GAAGAGTATTCCACAAAATACGACGGTTTGTATCCCGGTGGGTTAGCAGCTGTCGATGCTGGTGCTATACCAGCGAATATGAAGAACCCATTCACAGGTAATACAGCTGATGCATGGGTAGATGGAGCTGTTCCAGCAGAAGGAGAAGTTGCTTATTCACACGCAGCAGCAGCTTCCGCAGCAGCTTACACAATCTACGGTGGTGGAAAAAATGCAGATGTAATTATTACTTTAACTCCTGGCAACTAAACAGAATCTTTTGCTCAAAAAAGGGGAGATTTTATCTCCCCTTTTTTTGTTGTATAATTCCCATTTTTAACATTTTATTTAATAATCGGTAAAAACGTAGTTTATATTAAAAGTTGATTGACAAAAATCAGTTTTTTAATATAATCTCAATATGTTATTGGATACTAACTCTCTCTCTCTCTCTCTCTCTCTCTCTCTCTGCCGTTGCGTAGCTTACGACAATGTTTTTCAGGAATAAAATTCATAATGAATATTTCCATAAAAGAATATCCGGTGAAGCCGAGGGCTTCAA from candidate division WOR-3 bacterium encodes the following:
- a CDS encoding type II secretion system protein, which encodes MKKGFSLIELMVVVVIIGILAAIAIPNFIRLRDRAKESEVKANAHTVQLVAEEYSTKYDGLYPGGLAAVDAGAIPANMKNPFTGNTADAWVDGAVPAEGEVAYSHAAAASAAAYTIYGGGKNADVIITLTPGN